One part of the Corynebacterium sp. CNCTC7651 genome encodes these proteins:
- a CDS encoding YbjN domain-containing protein produces MSETLSPVTQERIEAQLDGFGLKHFRGEDGETTTAFPGLVCFFTVIDAGFKVSTRWMATARKPEQVQKLRYVANDINAVVPLVRTHPIVREDDTAVAVIEAPFFTTAGVTDSQLKSMLEFYFSAIHHIAEKLGKHVPGILDPMPGDNAAAATETPESEA; encoded by the coding sequence ATGAGCGAGACACTTTCCCCAGTCACCCAAGAACGCATCGAGGCCCAGCTCGACGGGTTCGGCCTCAAGCACTTCCGCGGCGAGGACGGCGAAACCACCACCGCGTTCCCCGGGCTGGTCTGCTTCTTCACCGTGATCGATGCCGGGTTCAAGGTATCCACGCGCTGGATGGCCACCGCCCGTAAGCCGGAACAGGTGCAGAAGCTGCGCTATGTGGCCAACGACATCAACGCAGTGGTACCCCTGGTGCGCACCCACCCGATTGTGCGCGAGGACGACACCGCGGTGGCGGTGATTGAGGCGCCGTTTTTCACCACCGCCGGCGTTACGGATTCCCAGCTGAAGAGCATGCTGGAGTTCTACTTCTCCGCCATCCACCACATCGCCGAGAAGCTGGGCAAGCACGTGCCGGGCATCCTTGACCCGATGCCCGGTGACAACGCCGCAGCAGCTACCGAGACCCCTGAAAGCGAGGCATAG
- the leuC gene encoding 3-isopropylmalate dehydratase large subunit, producing the protein MAERPLTLAEKVWRDHVVTKGENGEPDLIYIDFQLLHEVTSPQAFDGLRMAGRKLRHPELHLATEDHNVPTEGITTGNLLEIAEPTSRTQVETLRKNCEEFGVRLHQMGDVKQGIVHTVGPQLGISQPGMTIVCGDSHTSTHGAFGSIAFGIGTSEVEHVMATQTLSLKPFKTMAIEVSGELQEGVTAKDLILAIIAKIGTGGGQGHVIEYRGEAIEKLSMEARMTICNMSIEAGARAGMVAPDQKTFDYVEGREYAPKGADWDAAVEYWKTLPTDEGAEFDTVVEIDGSALTPFVTWGTNPGQGLPLAANVPDPEDFADDAAKQAAEKALAYMDLTPGTPLRDIKIDTVFLGSCTNARIEDLRAAAEVVKGRRIAEGTRMLVVPSSTMVKQQAEEEGLHLIFTEFGAEWRTAGCSMCLGMNPDQLAPGERSASTSNRNFEGRQGPGGRTHLVSPLVAAATAVTGHLASPADL; encoded by the coding sequence ATGGCGGAGCGACCGTTGACGCTGGCGGAAAAGGTGTGGCGCGACCACGTTGTCACCAAGGGTGAAAACGGCGAGCCGGACCTGATCTACATCGACTTCCAGTTGCTGCACGAGGTTACCTCCCCGCAGGCGTTCGACGGCCTGCGCATGGCCGGCCGCAAGCTCCGCCACCCAGAGCTGCACCTGGCAACGGAGGACCACAACGTGCCCACCGAGGGCATCACTACCGGAAACCTCCTGGAGATCGCAGAACCGACCTCGCGCACCCAGGTGGAGACGCTGCGCAAGAACTGCGAGGAATTCGGCGTGCGCCTGCACCAGATGGGAGACGTGAAGCAGGGCATCGTCCACACCGTCGGCCCGCAGCTGGGCATTAGCCAGCCAGGTATGACGATTGTGTGCGGTGACTCGCACACCTCCACCCACGGCGCGTTCGGCTCCATCGCGTTCGGCATCGGCACCTCTGAGGTGGAGCACGTGATGGCCACCCAGACGCTCTCGCTCAAGCCGTTCAAGACGATGGCCATCGAGGTCTCCGGCGAGCTGCAGGAGGGCGTGACGGCAAAGGACCTGATCTTGGCCATCATTGCCAAGATCGGCACTGGCGGCGGCCAGGGCCACGTGATCGAATACCGCGGCGAGGCAATTGAGAAGCTCTCCATGGAAGCCCGCATGACCATCTGCAACATGTCCATCGAGGCGGGCGCCCGAGCGGGCATGGTCGCGCCCGACCAGAAGACCTTTGACTACGTGGAGGGCCGCGAGTACGCGCCGAAGGGCGCGGACTGGGACGCGGCCGTGGAGTACTGGAAGACATTGCCGACGGATGAGGGCGCGGAGTTCGACACCGTGGTGGAAATCGACGGCTCCGCGCTGACCCCCTTTGTCACCTGGGGCACCAACCCCGGCCAGGGCCTGCCGCTGGCCGCCAACGTGCCGGACCCGGAGGACTTTGCGGACGACGCGGCCAAGCAGGCCGCCGAGAAGGCGCTGGCCTACATGGACCTCACCCCGGGCACGCCGCTGCGCGACATCAAGATTGACACCGTCTTCCTCGGCTCCTGCACCAACGCCCGCATCGAGGACCTGCGCGCTGCCGCCGAGGTGGTGAAGGGCCGCCGCATCGCCGAGGGCACCCGCATGCTGGTCGTGCCGTCCTCCACCATGGTCAAGCAGCAGGCGGAGGAAGAAGGCCTGCACCTCATCTTCACCGAGTTCGGGGCGGAGTGGCGCACTGCCGGCTGCTCCATGTGCCTGGGCATGAACCCGGACCAGCTCGCGCCGGGGGAGCGCTCCGCGTCCACCTCCAACCGCAACTTTGAGGGCCGCCAGGGCCCGGGCGGCCGCACCCACCTGGTGTCCCCGCTGGTTGCCGCCGCAACCGCAGTCACCGGCCACCTCGCAAGCCCAGCCGACCTTTAA
- a CDS encoding uracil-DNA glycosylase, whose product MNLPVHESWQAPLASVEKQIHEMGDFLRTQDAYLPRGHDILRAFHQPFDEVRVLILGQDPYPTPGHPMGLAFSTQPGVPAPRSLVNIYKELYDDCGVPPRQDGDLSSWSTQGIMLLNRVLTVRPGAPGSHRGKGWEAVTEAAIRALAQRDTPLVAILWGRDAQQATAFLGDTPVIASPHPSPLSASRGFFGSRPFSRANEALESQGADPVDWSL is encoded by the coding sequence ATGAATCTGCCGGTGCATGAAAGCTGGCAGGCGCCTCTAGCGAGCGTCGAAAAGCAGATCCACGAGATGGGGGACTTCCTGCGCACGCAGGACGCGTACCTCCCACGCGGGCACGACATCCTGCGCGCCTTCCACCAGCCGTTCGATGAGGTGCGCGTGCTCATCCTTGGCCAGGACCCGTACCCCACGCCCGGGCACCCGATGGGGCTCGCGTTCTCCACGCAGCCGGGGGTGCCCGCCCCGCGCTCGCTGGTGAACATTTACAAAGAGCTTTACGACGATTGCGGGGTCCCGCCCCGCCAAGACGGCGACCTCTCAAGTTGGTCGACGCAGGGGATCATGCTGCTGAACAGAGTGCTCACCGTGCGGCCGGGTGCCCCCGGCTCGCACCGTGGAAAAGGGTGGGAAGCGGTGACAGAGGCGGCGATTCGTGCGCTGGCGCAACGGGACACGCCGCTGGTTGCCATCTTGTGGGGGCGCGACGCACAGCAGGCCACGGCGTTTCTGGGCGATACGCCGGTGATCGCGTCGCCACATCCTTCCCCCTTGTCCGCCAGCCGCGGCTTCTTCGGGTCGCGGCCGTTCTCCCGCGCCAACGAGGCGCTGGAAAGCCAGGGAGCGGACCCGGTGGACTGGTCGTTGTAA
- a CDS encoding YbjN domain-containing protein has translation MAEQTLAPLTFDRIPALFDEMGWKYDITEEGSVLRTGFSGIGMELKQHGNTISIVTTVAVDTVTAGKFPEVLGWVERYNAANAFPTATAIIDPDRDLTAFGAVFSLPGDWGYSHDQFVAHITSGIEGVVNASRDFLTEFAPEVIQQIDAS, from the coding sequence ATGGCTGAGCAGACCCTTGCACCCCTGACCTTCGACCGCATCCCCGCCCTCTTCGACGAGATGGGCTGGAAGTACGACATCACCGAGGAAGGCAGCGTCCTGCGCACCGGCTTCTCCGGCATCGGGATGGAGCTCAAGCAGCACGGCAACACGATCTCCATTGTGACCACGGTTGCCGTGGACACCGTCACCGCAGGCAAATTCCCCGAGGTGCTGGGGTGGGTGGAGCGCTACAACGCCGCCAACGCCTTCCCCACCGCCACCGCGATCATCGACCCGGATCGCGATCTCACCGCTTTCGGCGCGGTGTTCAGCCTGCCGGGCGACTGGGGGTACTCGCACGACCAATTCGTCGCCCACATCACCTCGGGCATCGAGGGCGTGGTCAACGCGTCGCGCGATTTCCTGACCGAGTTCGCCCCCGAGGTCATCCAGCAGATCGACGCTAGCTAA
- a CDS encoding NAD(P)H-dependent glycerol-3-phosphate dehydrogenase encodes MVNVAVMGAGSWGTTLAKVFADGGNAVRLWARRPELTDAIASTRENPDYLPGITLPEAITATSDAQAALNGADIAVFAVPSQTMRENLTVWAPHLKPDATLLSISKGIESGTYMRMSQIIAEVTGADPNRIAVLSGPNLSREIAEEQAAATVIACTDLNRAKLIQAACATQYLRPYTNTDVIGCEVGGATKNVIALACGMAAGQGLGENTIATLITRGLAEITRLGLSLGADARTFSGLAGLGDLVATCSSPLSRNRTFGKALGAGATMEEARAATRGQVAEGVTSSRSIHQLAHVQGVELPITHAVHAVCHQGLRVEDAISALMGRSKKSE; translated from the coding sequence ATGGTTAACGTGGCAGTGATGGGCGCCGGCTCTTGGGGCACCACCCTGGCGAAAGTGTTCGCGGACGGGGGCAATGCCGTGCGGCTGTGGGCGCGCCGCCCAGAGCTCACCGACGCCATTGCCTCCACGCGGGAAAATCCGGACTACCTGCCGGGCATTACGCTGCCGGAGGCGATCACCGCTACCTCTGACGCGCAAGCCGCACTCAACGGTGCGGACATCGCGGTTTTCGCCGTGCCGAGCCAAACCATGCGGGAAAACCTCACCGTGTGGGCGCCGCACCTGAAGCCGGACGCGACGCTGCTCTCTATCTCCAAGGGCATCGAATCCGGCACGTACATGCGGATGAGCCAGATCATCGCCGAAGTTACCGGCGCAGACCCCAACCGTATCGCTGTGCTTAGCGGTCCGAACCTCTCCCGCGAGATCGCGGAGGAGCAGGCGGCTGCCACGGTGATCGCTTGCACCGACTTGAACCGCGCGAAGCTCATCCAGGCCGCGTGCGCCACGCAGTACCTGCGCCCGTACACCAACACCGATGTCATCGGCTGCGAGGTCGGCGGCGCCACCAAGAACGTCATCGCGCTGGCCTGCGGCATGGCGGCCGGCCAGGGCCTGGGCGAAAACACCATTGCCACCTTGATCACCCGCGGGCTGGCGGAAATCACCCGCCTTGGGCTCTCGCTGGGTGCGGATGCCCGCACGTTCTCCGGCCTGGCGGGCTTGGGCGACCTGGTTGCCACGTGTTCTTCCCCGCTTTCCCGTAACCGCACGTTCGGCAAGGCGCTCGGCGCGGGCGCGACGATGGAAGAGGCCCGCGCGGCCACCCGCGGCCAGGTGGCGGAGGGCGTGACCTCCTCCCGCAGCATCCACCAGCTCGCGCATGTGCAGGGCGTAGAGCTGCCCATCACCCACGCCGTGCACGCTGTGTGCCACCAGGGACTCCGGGTGGAGGACGCCATCTCGGCGCTGATGGGCCGCTCCAAGAAATCCGAGTAG
- the leuD gene encoding 3-isopropylmalate dehydratase small subunit, with product MEKFTTHTGVGVPLTRSNVDTDQIIPARYLKRVSRTGFEDGLFSNWRETEPDFVLNQEAFAAGSVLFAGPDFGTGSSREHAVWALMDYGFKAVFSPRFADIFRGNSGKAGLLAGIMSESDIELIWKQLEQQPGLEATVSLEDRTVTVGENTYTFEIDDYTRWRLLEGLDDIGLTLRDESSIDRFEAERPSFKPSIS from the coding sequence ATGGAAAAGTTCACTACCCACACCGGCGTCGGCGTGCCGCTGACCCGCTCCAACGTGGATACGGACCAGATCATCCCCGCCCGCTACCTCAAGCGCGTCTCCCGCACCGGCTTCGAGGACGGCCTGTTCTCTAACTGGCGCGAGACCGAGCCGGATTTCGTGCTCAACCAGGAGGCGTTCGCGGCGGGCTCCGTCCTGTTCGCGGGCCCAGACTTTGGCACCGGCTCCTCCCGCGAGCACGCCGTGTGGGCGCTGATGGATTACGGCTTCAAGGCCGTGTTCAGCCCGCGCTTCGCGGATATCTTCCGCGGCAACTCCGGCAAGGCTGGCCTGCTCGCCGGCATCATGAGCGAGTCCGACATCGAGCTGATCTGGAAGCAGCTCGAGCAGCAGCCCGGTCTCGAAGCCACGGTCTCGCTGGAGGACCGCACGGTCACCGTCGGCGAGAACACCTACACGTTCGAGATCGACGATTACACCCGCTGGCGTCTGCTCGAAGGTCTCGACGACATTGGGCTCACGCTTCGCGACGAAAGCTCGATCGACCGCTTCGAAGCGGAGCGGCCGTCCTTTAAGCCGTCGATTAGCTAG
- a CDS encoding bifunctional NUDIX hydrolase/histidine phosphatase family protein, translating into MSTSPSNPHELHEQDKDESGEMFLTGRYQEVPVKPQKEFPRTTLAAGAVLWRGTLAEPDTVRVACIHRPHYDDWSLAKGKVDPGESLIATAVREIKEETGYDIRLGKLIGKTVYPVKNTTKVVYYWTGEVVGGEFEPNDEVDEIRWLPIDEAKELMSYDLDREVLAKAQKRFTTPADARILYVRHARAHDREKWSGDDNLRPLDKKGRRQSEMLVPMLAPFAPTRIFSAEPDRCQATVAPLADELGIEVTVDPRFGDAAWLEHMVEAQRAFMDVVELGGTSVICAQGDVIPAMVAWLSSQGTLPLDGEINAKKGSTWVLSFAGGQLTGADYIPTALPVQ; encoded by the coding sequence ATGTCAACGTCGCCTTCGAACCCTCACGAGTTGCACGAGCAGGATAAGGACGAATCGGGGGAAATGTTTCTCACCGGCCGTTACCAGGAAGTGCCGGTGAAGCCGCAGAAGGAGTTCCCCCGCACCACCCTCGCCGCCGGTGCTGTGCTGTGGCGCGGCACGCTCGCTGAGCCGGACACCGTGCGCGTGGCGTGCATCCACCGCCCGCATTACGACGATTGGTCGCTGGCCAAAGGCAAGGTAGACCCCGGCGAATCCTTAATCGCCACCGCTGTGCGCGAGATCAAGGAAGAGACGGGCTACGACATTCGGCTGGGCAAGCTGATCGGCAAGACCGTGTATCCGGTGAAGAACACCACCAAGGTGGTCTATTACTGGACGGGCGAGGTCGTCGGCGGCGAGTTCGAGCCGAACGATGAGGTGGACGAGATCCGCTGGCTGCCTATCGACGAGGCGAAGGAGCTGATGAGCTACGACCTCGACCGGGAGGTGCTTGCGAAAGCGCAGAAGCGCTTCACCACCCCCGCGGATGCCCGCATTCTCTACGTGCGCCACGCCCGCGCGCACGACCGGGAGAAGTGGTCCGGCGACGATAATCTGCGCCCGTTGGACAAGAAGGGCCGCCGCCAGTCCGAGATGCTGGTGCCCATGCTGGCCCCGTTCGCGCCGACCCGGATCTTCTCCGCGGAGCCGGACCGTTGCCAAGCAACCGTCGCCCCGCTGGCCGATGAACTGGGCATTGAGGTCACCGTTGATCCCCGCTTCGGCGACGCGGCGTGGCTGGAGCATATGGTGGAGGCGCAGCGCGCGTTCATGGACGTGGTGGAGCTCGGCGGCACGAGCGTGATCTGCGCCCAGGGAGATGTGATCCCGGCGATGGTGGCGTGGCTGTCGTCGCAAGGCACCCTGCCCCTCGACGGCGAGATCAACGCCAAGAAAGGCTCCACGTGGGTGCTGAGCTTCGCGGGCGGCCAGCTCACGGGCGCGGACTACATCCCCACCGCGCTGCCGGTGCAGTAA
- a CDS encoding thiamine-phosphate kinase, protein MIRTGFPDFGPTLGEVGERGVIDAIVAAAPSAINGDDAAVFTPAAPNSRVVASTDMLVAGRHFTPEYSTPFHVGQKAVVQNFADIEAMGARPLAALLAISAPPSMPVAVIEELARGVGSMTEAWSSELVGGDVTAGKDLVVSVTAIGSLGGNLEALRLDRARPGQRVVAHGRLGYSAAGLALLQHAAETGIPVPERFEPLVQAHQVPHITPGRGVVARSAGATAMTDNSDGLIKDFSTMARRSGVGIELSAVALSPDKILVDAARYLNADPWQWVLCGGEDHTLIGTCDRSAPVGFRSIGTVTRQEGVRIDGKEPAYTGGWESF, encoded by the coding sequence GTGATTCGCACAGGGTTCCCGGACTTCGGCCCCACGCTCGGGGAGGTGGGGGAGCGCGGCGTGATCGATGCCATCGTCGCCGCCGCGCCGTCGGCGATCAACGGCGATGATGCGGCGGTGTTCACCCCTGCAGCACCCAATTCCCGCGTGGTGGCGTCCACGGACATGCTGGTTGCAGGCCGCCATTTCACCCCGGAATACTCCACCCCGTTCCACGTTGGCCAGAAGGCCGTGGTGCAAAACTTCGCGGACATTGAGGCGATGGGTGCGCGTCCCCTCGCCGCGCTGCTGGCCATCTCCGCCCCGCCCAGCATGCCGGTCGCAGTCATTGAGGAGCTGGCGCGCGGGGTGGGCAGCATGACAGAGGCGTGGTCTTCAGAACTTGTGGGCGGGGATGTGACTGCGGGCAAGGATCTTGTAGTCTCCGTCACTGCTATCGGCTCCCTCGGCGGCAACCTCGAGGCGCTGCGCCTGGACCGTGCGCGGCCCGGCCAGCGGGTGGTTGCGCATGGCAGGCTGGGCTACTCGGCGGCGGGGTTGGCGCTGCTGCAGCACGCCGCCGAGACGGGCATCCCCGTGCCGGAGCGCTTCGAACCCCTCGTGCAGGCGCACCAGGTCCCGCATATCACCCCAGGTCGCGGGGTAGTGGCGCGCTCAGCCGGAGCCACGGCCATGACGGATAACTCAGACGGGTTGATCAAGGACTTCTCCACCATGGCGCGGCGCTCCGGCGTGGGCATCGAGCTGTCCGCGGTGGCGCTATCGCCGGACAAGATCCTCGTGGACGCTGCCCGCTACCTCAACGCGGATCCGTGGCAGTGGGTGCTGTGCGGCGGGGAGGACCACACGCTCATCGGCACCTGCGACCGCTCCGCCCCGGTGGGCTTTCGCTCTATCGGCACCGTGACCCGCCAGGAGGGCGTGCGTATCGACGGCAAGGAGCCGGCCTACACCGGCGGGTGGGAGAGCTTCTGA
- a CDS encoding DUF3515 domain-containing protein yields the protein MSSTDTHAETSAKISRTPIYIILGLAIAMVVGVLFGARFMFQQAATQPVAMPELPSPGAQSQECADFIASLPERVMDYPRAEIAEPAPAGVAAWQRSSTERVTLRCGVEWPLQFHAYAQPEDIGGTRWLRVDDVAGTTMSTWFTTDRSPVVAVTADLAQLRDGETPVDRIDAAQLPVADVAVEPAPLSQLPAGDTAGCGSIAAPDSIAEGYTRIDVSEEHTYAWTSPGKEPIVLRCGVAEPEAYEAGAQLTQINDVPWFEDPLASGGAAGRTMYALGREAMVAAYLPMGGGNEAITNLTELISQNVPEARSAG from the coding sequence ATGAGCTCGACGGACACTCACGCGGAAACTAGCGCCAAGATTAGCCGGACCCCGATTTACATCATCCTCGGCCTAGCGATAGCGATGGTGGTGGGCGTGCTGTTCGGCGCCCGATTCATGTTCCAACAGGCCGCAACCCAGCCGGTTGCGATGCCGGAGCTGCCGTCGCCCGGCGCGCAGTCCCAAGAGTGCGCCGATTTCATCGCCAGCTTGCCGGAGCGCGTGATGGATTATCCGCGCGCCGAAATCGCAGAACCCGCACCGGCGGGCGTGGCGGCGTGGCAGCGTTCCTCCACCGAGCGAGTCACGTTGCGCTGCGGCGTGGAGTGGCCGCTGCAGTTCCACGCTTACGCCCAGCCGGAGGATATCGGCGGCACCCGCTGGCTGCGTGTGGACGATGTTGCCGGCACGACCATGTCCACCTGGTTCACCACGGACCGTTCCCCCGTTGTCGCTGTGACGGCCGACCTGGCGCAGCTCCGCGACGGTGAGACACCAGTCGACCGCATCGACGCGGCTCAGCTGCCGGTGGCAGACGTGGCGGTGGAGCCCGCTCCCCTGTCCCAACTCCCCGCCGGGGATACTGCGGGCTGCGGCAGCATCGCGGCACCGGACTCCATCGCGGAGGGCTACACGCGTATCGACGTTTCCGAGGAACACACCTACGCCTGGACTTCTCCCGGCAAGGAACCGATTGTGCTGCGCTGCGGCGTGGCCGAACCGGAGGCCTACGAGGCCGGTGCCCAGCTGACCCAGATCAACGACGTACCGTGGTTCGAGGACCCGCTGGCCAGCGGCGGTGCGGCGGGCCGCACCATGTACGCCCTCGGCCGCGAGGCGATGGTGGCCGCATACCTCCCGATGGGCGGGGGCAACGAGGCGATTACCAACCTCACCGAGCTGATCAGCCAGAACGTGCCAGAGGCGCGCTCGGCTGGTTAG
- a CDS encoding D-alanine--D-alanine ligase family protein, with protein sequence MVRIAVIYGGQSTEHSISCISAGAIMAHLPSETYEVYPVGITRDGTWVEGSIDPVAGAALPEVAGERELRLSTSPATRGQFTDAATGEVAAEVDVIFPVLHGKFGEDGTIQGLFELSGVPYVGPGVLASACGMDKEFTKKVVAAAGLMVAEGVLLRAGERSDLTAEERDRLGLPVFVKPANGGSSIGVSKVDDWDDLPAAVKLAFANDAKVLVEAALVGDEVEVGVLEYPDGHVEASVPAKLNGTDDSDEGFYGFETKYLEHHVTATIPAPYDDEMCGNLRSLAIRAFRALDCKSLARVDFFVTPYGPVLNEVNTMPGFTPISMYPQVWQGSGLEYSELLDILVTTALERGGR encoded by the coding sequence GTGGTTCGTATTGCCGTGATCTACGGTGGCCAGTCCACCGAACACTCCATTTCCTGCATCTCCGCCGGCGCCATTATGGCGCACCTGCCCAGCGAGACCTATGAGGTCTACCCGGTCGGCATCACGCGCGACGGCACGTGGGTCGAGGGCAGCATCGATCCCGTCGCCGGGGCAGCCTTGCCCGAGGTTGCGGGGGAAAGGGAGCTCCGCTTATCGACGTCTCCTGCAACCCGCGGACAATTCACCGACGCAGCGACGGGTGAAGTCGCGGCGGAAGTAGACGTGATCTTCCCGGTCCTGCACGGCAAGTTCGGCGAGGACGGCACCATCCAGGGGCTTTTCGAGCTTTCCGGCGTTCCGTACGTCGGCCCGGGTGTCTTGGCCTCTGCATGCGGCATGGACAAGGAGTTCACCAAGAAGGTCGTCGCCGCGGCGGGCCTCATGGTCGCAGAAGGCGTGCTGCTGCGCGCCGGGGAGCGAAGCGACCTCACCGCTGAGGAGAGGGACCGCCTCGGCCTGCCGGTGTTTGTCAAACCCGCCAACGGCGGATCCTCCATCGGCGTGTCCAAGGTGGATGACTGGGATGACCTCCCGGCCGCCGTAAAGCTGGCGTTCGCCAACGACGCGAAGGTGCTGGTTGAGGCGGCGCTGGTGGGCGACGAGGTGGAAGTCGGCGTTTTGGAATACCCGGACGGCCACGTGGAGGCATCCGTGCCCGCCAAGCTCAACGGCACCGATGATTCGGACGAAGGGTTCTACGGCTTCGAAACCAAGTACCTGGAACACCACGTCACCGCCACCATCCCCGCGCCCTATGACGATGAGATGTGCGGCAACCTCCGCTCCTTGGCCATCCGAGCGTTTAGGGCACTCGACTGCAAGTCCCTCGCCCGCGTGGATTTCTTTGTCACCCCCTACGGCCCTGTGCTCAATGAGGTGAACACCATGCCTGGCTTTACGCCGATCTCCATGTACCCCCAGGTGTGGCAGGGCAGCGGCCTCGAATACAGCGAGCTGCTGGACATCCTTGTCACAACAGCCCTGGAGCGCGGCGGCCGTTAG
- a CDS encoding IclR family transcriptional regulator, translating into MRQYSEDSGIKVLDRAVAILRSVSRGDKSLAALSQDTTLPRATTHRIATALEVHQLLARTESGAWTIGPALEHFSASTSPRLLGAAAPVMRNLVATTGESVQLYELSGDTRTCIASEEPTSGLTYTVPVGSQLSLAAGSAARVFGAFSLIDGSPFPPEDLTAVRSTGLAESVAEREVGLASVSAPVFEGEHVIAVLSVSGPAERLGPSPATKWGTELKAAAEAISSAL; encoded by the coding sequence GTGAGACAGTATAGCGAAGACTCCGGCATCAAGGTCCTCGACCGCGCCGTTGCCATCCTCCGCTCGGTCAGCCGCGGGGACAAGTCGCTGGCGGCCCTCAGCCAGGACACGACCTTGCCGCGCGCCACCACCCACCGCATCGCCACCGCGCTCGAGGTCCACCAGCTGCTGGCCCGCACCGAGTCCGGTGCCTGGACCATCGGCCCCGCACTCGAGCACTTCAGCGCCTCCACCTCCCCGCGCCTGCTGGGCGCCGCCGCACCCGTGATGCGCAACCTGGTGGCCACCACCGGCGAATCGGTCCAGCTCTACGAGCTCTCCGGCGACACCCGCACCTGCATCGCCTCCGAGGAACCCACCTCCGGCCTCACGTACACCGTCCCGGTCGGCTCCCAGCTCTCGCTTGCGGCCGGTTCCGCCGCGCGCGTCTTCGGGGCTTTTTCGCTTATCGACGGTTCCCCGTTCCCACCCGAAGACCTCACCGCCGTCCGCTCCACCGGCCTGGCCGAGTCGGTGGCCGAGCGCGAGGTTGGTTTAGCGTCCGTGTCCGCGCCCGTCTTCGAGGGCGAGCACGTCATTGCCGTGTTATCCGTCTCCGGCCCGGCCGAACGCCTGGGCCCCAGCCCGGCCACGAAATGGGGCACTGAACTCAAGGCCGCGGCCGAGGCGATCTCCAGCGCGCTGTAG